The Periplaneta americana isolate PAMFEO1 chromosome 2, P.americana_PAMFEO1_priV1, whole genome shotgun sequence genome has a window encoding:
- the LOC138694351 gene encoding arylalkylamine N-acetyltransferase 1-like, which produces MGDFEDIEFGLIPKERYDDVILHLRNNFFADEPLNHAVALCRPGEPHAELEEHSLTTMRDGLSQMAVHTDTGQVIGVALNGIQHPGDLAAAQAKLQTMADMKFRRIFDLLYGVNRSLDLFERHGVDRIFECRILSVDKRFRGRGLARELLRRSEQTAREQGFKLLKEDATGFFSQRVAESLGLQTVHQVRYCDYTAEDTGEVVFKPPTPHDTLKIMVKVLQ; this is translated from the exons ATGGGCGACTTCGAGGACATCGAGTTCGGATTGATCCCCAAGGAACGCTACGACGACGTGATCCTTCACCTACGCAACAATTTTTTCGCGGACGAGCCGTTGAACCACGCTGTGGCGCTGTGCAGACCTGGAGAACCTCACGCAGAACTAGAGGAGCACAGCCTCACCACCATGCGGGACGGCCTGTCCCAGATGGCCGTGCACACCGACACGGGCCAG GTGATCGGGGTGGCCCTGAACGGCATCCAGCACCCGGGAGACCTGGCGGCGGCGCAGGCCAAGCTGCAGACCATGGCGGACATGAAGTTCCGCCGGATTTTTGACCTGCTGTACGGCGTGAACCGTAGCCTGGATCTATTCGAGCGCCACGGGGTGGACCGCATCTTCGAGTGTCGCATTCTTTCGGTGGACAAGCGGTTCCGCGGGCGCGGGCTGGCCCGTGAACTACTGCGACGCAGCGAACAAACCGCGAGGGAACAGGGATTCAAG CTGCTCAAGGAGGACGCGACGGGTTTCTTCTCGCAGCGCGTGGCGGAGAGTCTGGGCCTACAAACCGTGCACCAGGTTCGATACTGCGACTACACGGCAGAGGACACAGGCGAGGTCGTGTTCAAACCGCCCACGCCCCACGATACTCTGAAGATCATGGTCAAGGTCCTGCAGTGA